One Deinococcota bacterium genomic window, GTCCGGAGCATAGTGGCGGGCGCCGACCTGGTGCTCTTGGGGCCCGACCGGGCGGTGCAGGGCGAGGTCCATGAGGCGCTGGTGGAGGCCGTCAGGAGCGGTAGGATCAGCGAGGCGAGAGTGCAGGACGCGCTCGCTCGAGTCGAGAGGGTCGCGAAACGCTACCGCCCGGGGTGGGAACGCACTACATCCGACGCGACATCCGACGCGACATCCGACCCGACATCCGAGCCGGCGCCCGACTACGCCGCCCACCGGGCCCTGGCGCGCGAGGTCGCCACTCGAGGGGCCACCCTGCTCTGGAACGACGGGGTCCTGCCTTTGGACCCCGCCGCCGACGTGCTGGTGGTGGCGCCCCGTCCCAGTCTCTTCGGCGAGCCGCCGCACCTGGGCACGGTGCTTGAGCGCTACCGTGACGGCGTGAAGAGCGTCTTCGTCGGCGACCGGCCGAGCGCCGCACAGATCGCCGAGGCCGTGGCCGGGGCTCGAGACGCCGACGTGGTGGTCCTGGCGAGCTACTTCTGGATGGGCGGCTACCCGGCGGAGTTGCAGGAACTCGCGCAAGGGCTTGTTGCCACGAGCAAACCCATCGTTCTGGTCTCGCTCGGCAATCCGGACGACCTGCGCTTTCTTCCCTTCCGCCCCCAGGCCTACCTGGCGGTCTACGGCTACCGCGAGAGCAACCTGGAGGGCGCCAGCGCCGTCCTGACGGGCGAGGCCCGCCCCCAGGGCAAGTTGCCCGTTCCGGTCGGCGACTACCCTATCGGCTCGGGCTTGGAGGACTTCTGATGCCCGACTTGGCAAGGATGAACGTTCTCGGTGTGATGTCCGGCACCTCGGCGGACGGGGTGGACGCGGTCTTGGCCAGGCTCGAGGAGCACGCTGGCAGCCTGCGCTGGGAGGTGCTGGCGCGGCACTCTGAGGACTACGCCCCGGAGCTGCGCACGCGCATCCTGGACGCCATGGGGCCCGAAAGCTCGGACGTGGTAGGCCTCACCCAGCTCCACGCCGAGCTGGGCGAGGCCTACGCGCGGGCGGTGAACACCGTGCAGGAAACGCACCACGTCGATCTGGTGGCCATCTCGGGCCAGACCGTCTACCACATCCCCCGGCTCGAGCCCGCCAGGGGCTGGCGCACGAAGAGCACTCTGCAACTGGGCGAAGCCTCGCTCGTCACCGAAGGCTGCCGCCTGCCGGTCGTCTCGGACTTTCGCCAGTCGGACATGGCCGCGGGCGGCCAGGGCGCGCCGATGGTGGCGTTTGGCGACCTCAAGCTCTTCGCCGAGCCGGGCGTAGCGCGCGCCGTCCACAACCTGGGCGGCATCTCCAACCTCAGCTATCTGCCCGCGGACGGCGACTCGGACGGCGTCTTCGCCTTCGACACCGGGCCGGCGAGCTGCCTTATCGACGAGGCGGCGGCGCGCGACTTCGGCCTGGACTTCGACCGTGACGGCGCGCTGGCGGCGCGGGGAAGGGTCGATGCGACCGC contains:
- a CDS encoding glycoside hydrolase family 3 C-terminal domain-containing protein; the encoded protein is VRSIVAGADLVLLGPDRAVQGEVHEALVEAVRSGRISEARVQDALARVERVAKRYRPGWERTTSDATSDATSDPTSEPAPDYAAHRALAREVATRGATLLWNDGVLPLDPAADVLVVAPRPSLFGEPPHLGTVLERYRDGVKSVFVGDRPSAAQIAEAVAGARDADVVVLASYFWMGGYPAELQELAQGLVATSKPIVLVSLGNPDDLRFLPFRPQAYLAVYGYRESNLEGASAVLTGEARPQGKLPVPVGDYPIGSGLEDF
- a CDS encoding anhydro-N-acetylmuramic acid kinase — protein: MPDLARMNVLGVMSGTSADGVDAVLARLEEHAGSLRWEVLARHSEDYAPELRTRILDAMGPESSDVVGLTQLHAELGEAYARAVNTVQETHHVDLVAISGQTVYHIPRLEPARGWRTKSTLQLGEASLVTEGCRLPVVSDFRQSDMAAGGQGAPMVAFGDLKLFAEPGVARAVHNLGGISNLSYLPADGDSDGVFAFDTGPASCLIDEAAARDFGLDFDRDGALAARGRVDATALERLLAHPYLSQGLPKTTGREVFTLSEFAADLAGLAGHDLLATLTAFTSESIARAYRDFVLPGGLDEILVAGGGAHNKALLAGLRARLTVPVRTFEDMGWRAKDREALAFAVMAYYAHHGLPNTLPRATGARHPVIAGKLSRPWQGDG